The nucleotide window CCGAATTCTGCAAACAAAACTTCATGCACTCCGCCCTCTCGCAGGGCATGCCGGAAGATGAGGCTCAATCCATTTGGGATGAGGCGCTCAACGACGATTGGCGCGGCGCCCAGGCCCGGGAATCCATGATGGAGTATGGCGTCGAGATCGTCCTGCACTGATTTCGCCTCGAACGAGGCACTTTAGCCGTCGAACGACGGACCTCTTTTCCGCGTCAAGCGGAGACACTTTGCCAACAGGCGAAGTCAAGCGATGGCGCCGCAAGCGCCGTCAATCGAAACCCCGCGGGGATAGGCATCGAACCCCGCAAGGGGAGGTGTCGCCTGCGAACATGGAGTGCACACCATGCAGCAACAGCAAATTACCTCATCCATTCTGGACGAGAAACTCGCACTGGTATCGGTGAACATTGGCATTTATGCCGGTTATCGCCGCGCTACTCGCGAGACCATCAAGCAGCTCGGCGGCAACCTTCCGGACTGCAACGCGGTGACGGAGGGCAGCATCAAGGTCTTCCCGAATGAAGCGCTCAAGGAGTTCCAGACCGTTCGCCGAGCCCTTTTCCGCAAGATCGGGGCCAAGGGCGTCAAAGCCATGGGCTCGGGCAACCTTTTTGCCGTGCCCAAGGACGCTCTGCCCGAGATAGAGCAGGCGATCAAGGAGGCCGAGGCCGACTTCGATGCCGAGCTCGTCAATCTCGACCGCGATTACGACGCGATCTTCGAACGCCATGTCGCGGGCAACCCGACGGCCGAGACGATTCTTCGCGGCCTGAAAGTGGCCAAACCGGACGCCTTGGCGAAAATGCGCTTCGGCACCAGCCTGTTCCGCATCAACCCGGTTGTCCGGGAAGGCGAGGATCCGGCCAAAGGCATCGAGGGCATCGTGGCCGGACTGGCGCGGCGCCTGTTCGAGGAAGTGGCCGCCACCATGACGGAAACGGCCGAGAGCGAGGCGATCAAGAAGGGCCGTGCAGGGCAGAAAACCCTGCGTCCCATCAAGGCGGCGGTGGCCAAAATGCGTGGGCTCGAGTTCCTCGATCCGCGCTTGGTAGGCGGCGCGGTAGGCTTCATCGGCGAAATTCTCTCGGGGCTTCCCCAGGAGGGCTACATCGAGGACGTTGGCCAGGACGATGCTTTTTCGCGGCTGGCAAAGCTGGTCGAGGCGCTCTCCGATGCCGATGACCTCATCAACGCGGCATCGCGCCACGCCAATGGGCAGCCTGCCAAGGATATCCTCTTCCCAGCGCCTGCCGTCCCGGCTCCGCAGCCGGAGATGCAGTCGGCACGAATCGAGGAGCAGGCAAAAGCGGGCATTCCCGCCAAGCCGGCCACCCGGCCTGTGCCAGCCATGACGCGGCCCGGCGGCATTCCGCTGCCTAAACTGCCCATGGCGCCAGCTGCACCCCGTGTGCGTGCTCCTGCGCGCCTGATCTAAGGGGGGGGTGAAATGACTCAGCCCTTGGTTCGCAGCGACGCCCTTTGGGCGGCGCTGCCAGCAGTAGCGGGCTTCATCACCGACAAGACTGGTATCCCGATCTACAGGGGCGCCGGCGCTTGCACGGACGGCTCGAGCATCACGCTGCCGGCCTTGCCGGACGGGCTGCTAGCCTGGAGCGAAATCGTCAAGGCTATCGCCTACCTCTACCACGAGACGGCGCACATCCTGAAAACGGACTTCGCTGACTGGCAGACCATAGCGACACCGCTGGAGCGCGCCATCATGGGCGTTCTCGAGGATATTCGCATCGAGCTCTACGCAGTGCGCAGATTCCCGGCGGCCAGGAAATATCTAGGGGATCTGGTCCGCCAGCTCGCGGAAGCGGGCATGGCGGGCAAGCAGCCTTGTTTTTGCAAGGTGGATGATCAGCACATGTCGGAAGCAGAAGTAATGCAGTGGTACATGCTCTACCGGCTGCGCCACGACATCCTCGAGCAGAAAGGCATTGCTCCGGTGCTGGAAACGGCGGCCGCGGCGATGCCCAAGAAGTTTCCAGCCGGCATGCGTATCCGCCTGGATGGATTGATGTACCAGATCGCCGACTGCGAATCCACGCGGGACGCGCTCGACCTGACCGCCGAGATCATCAAGATGATCAAGGAGGAGAAGGAGAAGGAAGATAAAAAGCAGGACAACTCTTCCGGCAAGCCTCCTTCACAACAACTGCAAGCGGGCGGGGCATCTTCTCAGGAAGCCGGCAACGGCGAGCCAGAACAGGGCCCGCAGGAAACCGGCGCAGGAGACGATGGCGCAGGCACGGCCTCTGGTTCGCAAGGGCCGGGCGCCGACGGCCTGGGCAAGCTGCTGGGCATGGGCAACGAGCAGGTAGCCCAGGATCTTGGCAGCATGCTGCAGGAGTCTTTGAACCAGATTGCTACCCAAAAATGCGGGCGCGCCACCTCGATGCCTAACGTCTGGAAGTTGCCGCTGGCCGAAAAGCCGGCGGACATTGCCGGCGTGAAGGCTTCGATCAACGCAATCCGCACCAAGACGTTGCACTGGATGCATTCGGCGGCGCAGACCGACTTGCGGCATGTCCGTTCGGGCCTGACCATCGATGCCTCAAGTCTGCACTTGGCGCCGGTAGGAGGCGATATCTTTGTTGAAGAAGACGAAGGAATCGACCTAAACGCGGCCATTTCGATCGTCATCGACAGGTCAAGCTCGATGTCGCGTCTTATCGGCAGCGCGGCACAAGCGGCGCTGGCGGCGATGCTGGCATTCGACGTGCCGGGCATCAAGACCAATGTCGCGGTGTTCCCCGTGCACGGCAATGCTAAAGGCGTTAGCGACCACAACGGCGTTGCCGTTGTTAAGCGCTGGGAGGAATCTTCGCGCAACCTGGCCAGGCGTATCTCCAGCCTGACAGCGAGCGGCGGGACGCCGATGGCCGAAGCCATACTATTTGCCGCTGCCGACGTGCTGCGCCGCGAAGAATCGTTGCGGCTGGTCATGGTCGTCACCGACGGCGAGCCAAATGACAAGGATGCTACGCGCGAGATGATCAACAAAGCGCGTGCTTCTGGCATCAACGTCGTGGGGCTGGGCATCGGCGTCGATCCATCGCCAGTGTTCGGCGAGCGCAGCGCCGCCAAGCTGGAGAGTGTGCAGCAGCTCTCCGGCGCCATGGTTCGCCTCATCAGGGCGTCCATGCAAGACAGGTAACATTCAATTCCTTCCATCCCTCCCATACCGGGGGGGGATGGGAGGTTTTTTTTAACACCACCTTGGGGGGTTGTGCTAAAAAAACACGAACTATTTACTTTAGCGAAGCAATCGAAGCAATGATTTATCATTTTGGGCATGGACATCAAGAAATTCTGGCTATGTGCGAACTGAGGTTGGTTCCAACCCTGGATTGCACAGGGCGGATCATCAGAAAAACCTGAAACGCCCCACCTGATTTGAGACGATCGAGGATATGCCAACGAAGAAGACCGCGATCTACCGCACCGACCTGCTGCCGCACCGCATGAACGCCGGCAAGGAGGCGAAGGTTTGCGCCCTCATGAAGGCCTGGCGCCAGACGGCCGTCGCCCAGGCCCGCGAACAGTGGCGCCTGGTCTTCACCACCGGCCGCCCGAGCAAGCGGCATGACGTCAGCCGCACGGGCTACGACGTGCTCGGCACCAGCTACGACCAGCTGCACTTAATCAACCGCTGGCAAGCCTGGTACGACCCGAAGGTGCTGACGATGAAGGATGGCACTCCGATTCCGCCCGAGGTGCGCCGGCTTGCCCGCACGGTCATGCGGCACGTCCTTACCCGGCATCGCAAGCCGAACCTGCGCCTGGCGGGCATGATCGTCGATCAGCGCTGCATCGCCCTGCGCCGGCGCGATATGCCGTTGTCAGCTCGTTGGATGAGCTGCGACTGCGGAAACGAAATGGACCGCGACGAAAACGCGGCTCGCAACCTTTATGCGTACCGTGAGGAACTCGAAACGCCGGAGGAAAGACGCCGAAAACGCGCAAGGAGACAGGAGCAGGGTACGGCAGCAATGCCGCTTCCGGTGCCTGTCGCTGAATGCGAATTTGAAAAGGCAAGGTGCTAAACATGCGCTTCTAAAGTAAATAACCGACAAGAGGAGGTTTTGAATAATCTGCAGTTGCACACAAACAAACGAAGAACGGATTCTGGTGTTCTGAAAACCGGCATGCAGACCTTTGGCTGCTTCGAAGTTTCGATGCCTCCGATGGATGATGCCGCGGTGGCCGCCGAACTTTCGGTTGCGCGTCTGTTGCTCGAGGAGCGCAATGCCTGCGGTCACAACAAGATGGAGCAGGGCTACGCCTTGAAATGAGCTTTGGCAGTATTCGCAAGCTGCAGCGCCATGACTCAGACAAGGCGCATCTTGTTCCTTATGCGATGTTTTGAGGACGCGCTTATTGGGGCGGTAATTGAAATCCGAAAAATCCGATGTGGGCAACCAGGATCACCATAGAAGACCCGGGCGGGTCGAAATTGTTGGCCCCACCCTGTTTGATCGAGGTTGGCGGCATCGGGCCTACTGAAATCACTACGCACGCAATCGATCAGTATCTGGATCGGTTCGAGGCAGGCGTTGTCACCAAGAGAGCTTGGTTGCGATTGACCGACATGGCGCGCGATGCCGGGCTGGTCGCAAACACGGCACGATCAGCGCTGCATGATGCGAAGCATCGTAATGCCAGTAGTTTTGCGGTAAATCAGTCAAGAGATTGCACGTTTGTGGTGATTCCTCCGTCTAGCCTCCATGATCAATATCCAAAACTTGTAACGGTATCAGATTAAATAAAGAGGATAAGTAAAAATAATAGGTCAGCATTAAATATCAATTAACCGCATTAAATCCGATGCCGTAATTATTTGTTGAGATCGGACGCTCAAGGTGTCCAATTCTAGGAATCAAGTAATGGCTCTCCGTGATCAAGTTCAAAAATAAGCTCAGAAAGCATGCGCTGCGACAGGCTGGCGGAATGCGAATTTCTATTAAAATGGCGATGGCCGTTGATTATGGCGGTGTATTTTATGGGAGACGGATGTAGCAAAGGGTTCATCAAGGTATCAGAATCGATGCTACGTCACTGGGCTACACCATAAGCAAACGGAGCGCTCGCTGAGGGCTTGGGAAGAATTGTTCGTAGCAGAAGATTGGGTTATTGCGCGCGAGACAATCGATGATTGCATTTGCAACAACAAGAATGAGTTCTGATTCAATACCGGATGATCGCATCAGACGGAAAGCACTGTTGGTTCCAGTCGCGCGGAACATTTGTGCGAAACAACGAAGGAAGGGCGACCCGCATTCTGGGAGCGGGCATAGATATTTCTGCGCAAAAGGCGTCAGAGGCACAATTAATCCGGATGATCGAGCGGTATCGCAAAATGCGCGACCAGCCTGTTTGGCGCAAACACAGCTGGAGTTGGCACATGGAATATGACATCGCGCGCGGCATCGTGACGTTCGATGGGGTCTATGCAGGGATGACCGGGCGAGGCAGTGAGGAACAGTCCGTGCCCGTCAATGATTGGCAGGCGGACTTCATCGAAAACAGCTGGGGAACGTAACAGCGAAAATAGACCAGTGCCTTTGCGAGGGCTCGAGGAATTCAATTAACCTACGCAGTTAAACATCATGCGGACGGGATTCGGCGCATGTTGTGCCGCAGCCGGCCGCGGATGGGATGGTCAGCCAGCCGGGATTATTGGGCTGCGATTGACATCACGGATCGAGAAAATCATCTGATAGGCATTTCCGCAAGCGAGAAATTCTATCGGCGGTTCTGCGAAGGGTTCCTATTGGAGCGGCGGTCGTAATAGAGAACGCTTGCACATTATAATGCACTGCAAATCTAACAGGGTACAAGAATACCGAACTTCCAAAGCCCTGGATGATTGGTTCCGCAGATGTCATCCGGGAATGCTTCGCAAATGCGGGAGTATTACGAAACAGCAGTTATAGTTAATCCTTCCGTCACGCACGCATAAACATCATCACGTGATGGATATACAAAGTGTTTGTTCTTTGCTGGAACCATGCAGGATGGGATGGATATTTGGACCTTCGCGATATAACACGTAGCAGCGCAACGCGCGGCTTCTGCAACAAGCAGAAAGAATTGCAGGAAGCAGCGGATGGAAATCGACTGCATGTCCGGTGTATTGCATTGGACAGACGGGATGTATCGGCTGCACGAAACCACTCCTCAGGAGATAAGCATTACCAAAGAGAAGTGGCTCCGGTTGTTTGAACAACTTTCCCGATTATAAGTGGGCACCGGGCGGGTTGCCGCAGGTGCAGAGTTGTCCACGGCGTCGGTCGGCGCTTGCGACGAACCGACCGACGCGGTGGGCAACTCAGGGCGCACCAGGGCGTTCATGTTACGCGGCCTGCTTTGGTGGCGCAACGCCGCCAGATATTTTCCGCCGGCGTGAGCCAGTCAGACTGCTATGAGGACGGCTCGCGTTGTACCAGTCAAGGTAGTCGGCGATGTCGGCGCGAGCCGCACTCACACTCGCGTGGCCTTGAGAATTTTCCGCTCGTACTTCACGCTGCGCCAGGCGCTCAACGAAACGTTGTCGCGCCGCGCCGCGCCCGTCCATGGACAGCTTGCAGCCACGGGCGGACGGCGCTGGCAAATTCCTCGGCCGTGATTGGCTGCCTTGGTCAGTGTTGACGATCCGGCACACAGAGCGGGCAAACGCCTGTCAATGGCTTGGCATGCACGGCTTCGGCGGTAAGCGTGTTGGACAGACGCCAGGAGAGCACCCGGCGCGAATGCCAGTCCATCACCGCCACCAGATAGACGAAGCCGCGGCGCATCGGGATGTAGGTGATGTCGGTCGCCCAGACCTGGTTGGGCCGCTCGATGGCAAGATTCCTCAGCAGTTACGGATAAACCGGGTGGGCGGAATGGCGCCGGCTGGTGTTCGGTTTCCGGTAGGGCGCCTCGATGCCCATCTTCTTCATGAGCGTCGTCACGTGCTTGCGCCCGATCTCGTGGCCTTCGCGCCTGAGCATGTCGCGCAGCATGCGGGCACCGGCGAAGGGGTACTCCAGGTGCAGCTCGTCAATGCGGCGCATGAGCGCCAGGTCTTCCGGCGAGGTTGGTTGCGGCGTGTAGTAGGCGGTGGAACGCGCCAGTTCCAGAATCCGGCATTGCCGGGCCACCGGCAGGGGGTGGTTGCGGTCGATCATCTTCTTGCGCTCAGCAGGCCCGCCTTGGTGAGCGCGCTTTCTAAAAAATCGTTCTCCAGCGCCAATTGGCCGATCTTGGCGTGCAGCGGCGCCAGATCCACCGGCTCAGGTCGCGCTCCTGCATCAAAGACTTCCGCGGCGCGCTCAAGCAGCTGCCGCTTCCATTCGGTGATCTGGTTGGGATGCAGTTCGTACTGCTCGCACAACTCTGCCATCGTCCGGTCTTCACGCAGGGCGGCCAAGGCCACGCGGGCCTTGAACGCCGGATTGTGGGTACGGCGCGTGCGCCGCCCAGATGCCTTCTTCTTCTTCAACATCAGAAACTCCTCGGTCTTGGACCCGCTTCGGTCCGTCAATATACCCAGAGTTCCCACTTATGCCGTTGTTCAAATTTGCGGAGCCACTTCTGAGCGCGCAATTCAATTCTTCCTTCCGGAATACCAGGGCATGGTTCGCGACGCCTTGCATAATGCGCAGGAGTTAGGCCTCCCCTGGGACATAAAGGCAGAAAAAATTACTGCTCGAGGAAATAGGTTTTGGGCCAGAAGTCTTGGGTACGCCGAGGTTGTTGGCGGGGTTGTGGTGCGTATTTATGGGGCCATGATGGACATCACAACCGAAATGCGTGAGCAGAAACTAGGCCGGACCGGGAACTTTAGCAAATGCGCCGTAAACTCTCGATCCAATTCAGACCAGGGAGCATCCGGGGTGTAGGCCGTGCAGAGGGAGTGCTTTCTGTTCCGATGCCGCCCAAACTTAAATCTCCCGCCGGGGATTCCCCTGAGCTTTAGCCGGTGATGAAAGGCGGGCGGCGACAGCTGTTACCGGACTCACAAGAGCAGACAGGCCGGCATTTCGAGCTTCAGCGGCACGAACGGGGACGTCCAGCCGCTGTCCGGAATGTGGTCACAAGCACAAACCGAGCGGGCGCGTCTGGGCCTGCAAGGCATGTGGTTTCACTGGTCATCGCGATCTTGTTGGCAGCATCACCGCATTACTCCGATAACCGCCAGGACTTTACCTACGATAGCCAACTCCCCCGAAGCCGCATTAGTAAGGGGATAAGGAAATGTGTCGTAAGGCACCTTCTCCGATGGATACCTTGGGTTGTCGCACGATATCTCATATTCGTCACTCGATACCATCTGGCGTATCCGACGTATTAGCCTGCCATGCCGCATCTGCAGCAAATAAACACCGTTGTCTTCCAGGTGCCGCGGAAAGCGCCAAAAAACAATCTCGTCGCCATTGCGGATGTATGGCTCCATGTGGTCACTGGAGGCTGTCAGTAAATCGATATCGTCGTAGAGCACCCCGGGGAACTTTTCGCTTAACCAGCTTTTTGTAAAAGCGATCAGCTTGCGATCCTTTTTGTCGGAATAACAGGCAATCCTTGGTAACAACACCAGTTGGTCCGCTATTTGTAAGCGCTCTGCACGCTCCAGAAGGGTGAGCTTTGAGGAGGGAGCTCCCTCATTTGCAAGGAGGCTCTCACCTCTGAGCAGATAATCAACGGAGACTCTCAAGAGAATCGCCAGTTCGAGCAATAAAGGCGCATCAGGCATTCTTTCGCCCTGCAGCCACTTTTGAGCCGCTGAAATGGAAATACGGTTCTTTAGGGCGGAAACCAGCATTGTTGCAGCGCCGTTTGTACTGGCCGGGTAGCCGCCACCATCCAATGCCTTACGCAGGTTGCTTGCAAACATCTTCCTGACGTTTTCACCCCAAGCCTCATCACTAGCAAGAGGCGCAAAAAGGAGTGGCCCGGTTTCCGGAAGGGGGGAGATACTCATAAATGAATTTTAATCCATGTATGAGGCAGGAAGAATACTGGAGCAATACACCCAAAATGTATTAACTAACATGCATTTTAATGCTTTTTCCATTTGGGAAATATAATGATGCCAGCCCGGGCGTCACGGCGGGACAATTTAACACTATGAAATAAATAAGGATAATTAGAAGTGTGACATATTTCACGAATTAGATAATGCTAAAATAATTAATTATAAAGACCTAAACAATAATAATAATGGACGCAATGTATTGACTCCCGTAAAGTAAGAATGGAAAATCAACCACCAAAGCGCTTTCTTAAAAGAGGCGGGGAAATGGATGATCTGGCTCTCATCAATCTAAAGCTCGCGGAATTCGCTGTAGGGAAGTTCAACCAAGCTCAACGCGACTATCTCACCTATCTTCCGCGGTGTATCGGGAGGCTGCGCATCGATATAAAGATGATGCGCCATCTTCTATCAGAGGAAGGCGCCAGCGCCCACAACTCGATCGAAATCATTTCGGTCAATAAAAATTACCTTCATTACCTCAGAGTTGTCTCCCTGTTGATCAAAGGGGGGCAATTCCACAGGTTGTTGGAAATCAATATTGACTGGGAAATGGCAATTGCTATTTCCAACCTGTCAGGGGCGCAAATCATGCGCCTAGCAACCCTTTACCAAGGATGTCTGGCTGATATCGATCTCGCGTTCTTCAAAGCCGACTTTGCTGCCTGCATCGCATCCCACCATGCAACGGCAGCAATAACCGGGCAGAGACCTCGTTATGCGGCCCATCCCTGAACAACTACCTGGCAACGATCCAACCTGGCGGGCCGACCTGCTCGTTCTTGCCAGGGGGCTAATCGTTTACGGCGCCAAGCCCAAAATCGTGCGTCGCTACACTGGCGTTACAAAGAAAGACACGCGCGATCTATATCTCTTGCTGCATGGCACGCCGGCCAGTTGCGGGCCAGCAACGCAAGGCAAGGCAACATTCTTCACGACGGCACGGAATGGATCCCATGGTTCCGCGACAAGCTGGAACATACAAGGCAGCATTTTTTTGCGCTGCTATCTCGATATCGCCAAACTTTCCAGCCAACCCATGAATAAGGGGTGGCTGCTGCTGCAAGCCTTCGAAGAATATAAACGCCAAACAGAAAAACTTGCCCAAAGCGCTAACATTAAGCGATTGGACATCAATCAGGCTTTCGCTTTACTGGTGCTGGCAGGCGGTACGTCAGTCGCTGAGTATGCGGACATTGGGCTCATCCACTGCAAACATTGCGACCGTGAGTACCTGGTGAACAAGACGCGAGAACTAGCCACCCAACCATGTCCATTTGAGACAATGCAGAAGACCTATAAGCGGCGCCTTGAGACCTGTATTAGCAACTACCAAAACAGGACAGTAGCCGCATAAACATCAGACCTTTCAATTCGCAAGTACAAGCGCCAAGGCTTGACCTAAACCCCACCATCCCCCCCTGCCGCATGCCCTATTAGCCGTATTTTCCATCAACAGCAGAGGCGATAATTTGCCGCATGCTGAGCATTTTATGGAAGATCCTTGGGTGGAAGCCCGATAACAACGGGCTTTCGCGATCCATAACTCCTCCCGCAGGCCCGCAGATTCCACCAGTGGGGGGGGATCCACTGGAAGATGTCCCAAGATACCCCCCCTTCGATTCAGGAATTCCACTCAAACCAATCGAGCAGATACTGCAATCGCAAAAGGAGTTGATCGAGCGAATTTACCGGGCAAGCGGCCTATCAAAAGGAGAGTACGAGCGGTTGGTACTTCCGGTAATCGAGAATTTGGCCTCGTGCATTCACCTACTGCCTGCCACTGCAATTGAGAACCATAAACTGGCAGGAGGGCTCTTTCGGTTTTCGCTGGAAATCGGGCTCAATGCCATTCAGGGGGCTAATGCATCCGTTTTTCCAATCGGCGGCGGGATAGAACGACGACATTTCACCCAACCAAGGTGGGCGCTAGCGACGTTGCACGCAGGGCTGTGTAGTCAAATCTACAGGCCGCTGTGCTCGATGACCGTGCTTGCTCAGGACGGCCGCCAATGGCAACCCTTTCTAAGCCCGCTCTATTCGTGGGGGAAAGCGGAACGCCTCGAACGATATTTCATTCGCTGGCACGAGGAATCGTCCGTCTTTAGTACACAGGGCGCAGCTGCGTTTTTGGCCAGCAGGGTTATCCCCCACGAAATCATGCAGTATTTAGCGCAAGACAATAGCGATATCGTGCCTGCCATGACAGCGGCTATCTCTGGTTCTGACACATTCGGTGCCGGCAACCCGATAGTTAGAATCATCGCACCATTGATAACGCGCGTAATCGAGGAGGATCTGAGGTCTTCATCAATGAATTACGGGCACCAGAAGCTCGGCCTCCATCTTGAGCCGCACTTGATAGATGCAATGCGCCGCCTGGCGCAATCATCATGGGCTATAAACCGCGCTGAAAGCGTTGTGCTCATCGGGGCGGAAGGAGTA belongs to Opitutaceae bacterium and includes:
- a CDS encoding TraI domain-containing protein, whose amino-acid sequence is MLSILWKILGWKPDNNGLSRSITPPAGPQIPPVGGDPLEDVPRYPPFDSGIPLKPIEQILQSQKELIERIYRASGLSKGEYERLVLPVIENLASCIHLLPATAIENHKLAGGLFRFSLEIGLNAIQGANASVFPIGGGIERRHFTQPRWALATLHAGLCSQIYRPLCSMTVLAQDGRQWQPFLSPLYSWGKAERLERYFIRWHEESSVFSTQGAAAFLASRVIPHEIMQYLAQDNSDIVPAMTAAISGSDTFGAGNPIVRIIAPLITRVIEEDLRSSSMNYGHQKLGLHLEPHLIDAMRRLAQSSWAINRAESVVLIGAEGVFLDWSRAAEDITELMRKDHFAGVPRHPDTLAELLCSAGVFILNKGQPFWEVVRPDAMQPCDTAVKLAHPAIILKRDTRLDEYLGVRLLLAQPEEEIGESAQEETAPKPGKRKKNKTGQAEVQQEEDPRQVRLFDPSEPAQAQEKEGKETAAAGKPPQSAGERLLAAIKPEHAAMIRVILVKTKEGGLTGHVAAIPNGLGISLEELSSHGVHVPSFIEDLSNHKWLWQDATKPLRNMHAVEHDGGRDQMVILRRDIATALGFKVA
- a CDS encoding VWA domain-containing protein, giving the protein MTQPLVRSDALWAALPAVAGFITDKTGIPIYRGAGACTDGSSITLPALPDGLLAWSEIVKAIAYLYHETAHILKTDFADWQTIATPLERAIMGVLEDIRIELYAVRRFPAARKYLGDLVRQLAEAGMAGKQPCFCKVDDQHMSEAEVMQWYMLYRLRHDILEQKGIAPVLETAAAAMPKKFPAGMRIRLDGLMYQIADCESTRDALDLTAEIIKMIKEEKEKEDKKQDNSSGKPPSQQLQAGGASSQEAGNGEPEQGPQETGAGDDGAGTASGSQGPGADGLGKLLGMGNEQVAQDLGSMLQESLNQIATQKCGRATSMPNVWKLPLAEKPADIAGVKASINAIRTKTLHWMHSAAQTDLRHVRSGLTIDASSLHLAPVGGDIFVEEDEGIDLNAAISIVIDRSSSMSRLIGSAAQAALAAMLAFDVPGIKTNVAVFPVHGNAKGVSDHNGVAVVKRWEESSRNLARRISSLTASGGTPMAEAILFAAADVLRREESLRLVMVVTDGEPNDKDATREMINKARASGINVVGLGIGVDPSPVFGERSAAKLESVQQLSGAMVRLIRASMQDR
- a CDS encoding S24/S26 family peptidase gives rise to the protein MSISPLPETGPLLFAPLASDEAWGENVRKMFASNLRKALDGGGYPASTNGAATMLVSALKNRISISAAQKWLQGERMPDAPLLLELAILLRVSVDYLLRGESLLANEGAPSSKLTLLERAERLQIADQLVLLPRIACYSDKKDRKLIAFTKSWLSEKFPGVLYDDIDLLTASSDHMEPYIRNGDEIVFWRFPRHLEDNGVYLLQMRHGRLIRRIRQMVSSDEYEISCDNPRYPSEKVPYDTFPYPLTNAASGELAIVGKVLAVIGVMR